One part of the Denticeps clupeoides chromosome 16, fDenClu1.1, whole genome shotgun sequence genome encodes these proteins:
- the bdnf gene encoding LOW QUALITY PROTEIN: neurotrophic factor BDNF precursor form (The sequence of the model RefSeq protein was modified relative to this genomic sequence to represent the inferred CDS: inserted 2 bases in 1 codon): MTILFLTMVISYFSCLRATPMRDAPGVRGHRAEGYLGVAATAGRDHGTPQSGPGLPSLTDTFEQVIEELLEVDGEAARQLAAAPGGSQGSQGGGGPXTAEAKDVDMYAPRVMISNQVPLEPPLLFLLEEYKNYLDAANMSMRVRRHSDPARRGELSVCDSISQWVTAVDKKTAIDMSGQTVTVLEKVPVPNGQLKQYFYETKCNPLGYTKEGCRGIDKRHYNSQCRTTQSYVRALTMDSKRKIGWRFIRIDTSCVCTLTIKRGR, encoded by the exons ATGACCATCCTGTTCCTTACTATGGTTATTTCATACTTCAGTTGCTTGCGAGCCACGCCCATGAGAGACGCCCCGGGCGTGCGGGGCCACCGAGCGGAGGGCTACCTGGGCGTCGCGGCGACGGCCGGGCGGGACCACGGGACTCCACAGAGCGGGCCGGGCCTGCCCTCGCTCACAGACACTTTCGAGCAAGTGATCgaggagctgctggaggtgGACGGCGAGGCCGCGCGGCAGCTGGCGGCGGCGCCCGGGGGCAGCCAGGGCAGCCAGGGCGGGGGGGGGCC CACGGCGGAGGCCAAAGACGTCGACATGTACGCACCGCGGGTCATGATCAGCAACCAAGTGCCTTTGGAGCCGCCCTTGCTCTTTCTCCTAGAGGAATATAAAAACTACCTGGACGCCGCCAACATGTCGATGCGCGTGCGGCGCCACTCCGACCCCGCCCGGCGCGGGGAGCTCAGCGTCTGTGACAGTATTAGCCAGTGGGTGACGGCGGTGGACAAAAAGACAGCCATTGACATGTCAGGGCAGACGGTCACCGTGCTGGAGAAGGTCCCGGTGCCCAATGGTCAGCTGAAGCAATACTTTTACGAGACCAAATGCAACCCCCTGGGGTACACGAAGGAGGGCTGCCGGGGAATAGACAAGCGGCACTACAACTCACAATGCCGGACAACCCAGTCGTACGTGCGGGCGCTGACCATGGATAGCAAACGGAAGATCGGCTGGCGGTTTATAAGGATAGACACTTCGTGTGTATGCACATTAACCATTAAGAGAGGAAGATAG
- the lin7c gene encoding protein lin-7 homolog C has translation MASLGEPVRLERDISRAIELLDKLQRTGEVPPQKLQALQRVLQSEFCNAVREVYEHVYETVDINSSPEVRANATAKATVAAFAASEGHSHPRVVELPKTEEGLGFNIMGGKEQNSPIYISRIIPGGIADRHGGLKRGDQLLSVNGVSVEGEHHEKAVELLKAAQGTVKLVVRYTPKVLEEMESRFEKMRSAKRRQQNSYAQ, from the exons ATGGCGTCGCTGGGGGAACCGGTCCGACTGGAGAGGG ATATTTCCCGGGCCATCGAGCTGTTGGACAAGCTCCAGAGGACCGGCGAGGTTCCGCCGCAGAAGCTGCAGGCCCTGCAGAGGGTCCTTCAAAGCGAGTTCTGCAACGCCGTCCGAGAG GTGTACGAACATGTGTACGAGACCGTCGACATCAACAGCAGCCCCGAGGTCAGGGCCAACGCCACCGCCAAG GCCACGGTTGCGGCGTTCGCTGCCAGCGAGGGCCACTCGCACCCCCGGGTGGTGGAGCTCCCCAAGACCGAGGAGGGCCTGGGCTTCAACATCATGGGCGGGAAGGAGCAGAACTCGCCCATCTACATCTCTCGCATCATTCCTGGGGGCATCGCTGACCGCCACGGCGGACTGAAGCGAGGAGACCAGCTGCTGTCCGTCAACGGGGTG AGCGTTGAGGGCGAGCACCACGAGAAGGCGGTGGAGCTGCTGAAAGCTGCTCAGGGCACGGTGAAGCTGGTGGTGAGGTACACCCCGAAGGTGCTGGAGGAGATGGAGTCTCGCTTCGAGAAGATGCGCTCGGCCAAGCGCCGGCAACAGAACAGCTACGCCCAGTAG